Proteins found in one Bacillota bacterium genomic segment:
- a CDS encoding flagellar biosynthetic protein FliO encodes MEDTAVAVLARTILAMGIVVGLIYAAAFGFRRWQGFSLLRVAGGAPRRLRVLETVRLGPDAGVHLVSVDGRTLLIGSGRGHVPVVLEEMDLGENARVVGTGDRRPFVAHLQGAGHAGKDETE; translated from the coding sequence GTGGAAGACACCGCAGTGGCGGTTCTTGCCCGGACCATCCTGGCAATGGGGATAGTCGTGGGCCTCATATACGCCGCCGCCTTTGGATTCAGGCGATGGCAGGGATTCTCCCTGCTCCGCGTGGCCGGGGGGGCACCGCGGCGTCTCCGGGTGCTCGAAACCGTACGACTCGGACCTGACGCCGGGGTACATTTGGTCTCTGTGGACGGCAGGACGCTTCTGATCGGGTCCGGGCGTGGTCACGTGCCTGTGGTACTCGAAGAGATGGACCTCGGAGAAAACGCGCGTGTAGTTGGTACCGGGGACCGCAGGCCTTTCGTGGCTCATCTCCAGGGGGCAGGCCACGCAGGGAAGGACGAGACAGAATGA
- the fliQ gene encoding flagellar biosynthesis protein FliQ: MSEATVTAISARALYTALMLGLPVLGVAVLVGVVVSVIQAATQIQEMTLTFVPKMLAIAAVLLIAGPWMIATMVGFAREMFNMLPALAK; encoded by the coding sequence ATGTCAGAAGCCACGGTGACAGCCATATCAGCCAGAGCGCTATACACAGCTCTGATGCTGGGCCTGCCCGTGCTCGGCGTGGCTGTCCTGGTCGGGGTGGTGGTAAGTGTGATCCAGGCGGCCACTCAGATACAGGAGATGACTCTGACCTTCGTCCCAAAGATGCTAGCCATCGCGGCAGTGCTTCTGATCGCCGGGCCGTGGATGATCGCCACAATGGTGGGGTTTGCACGGGAGATGTTCAACATGCTCCCGGCTCTGGCGAAGTAA
- the fliP gene encoding flagellar type III secretion system pore protein FliP (The bacterial flagellar biogenesis protein FliP forms a type III secretion system (T3SS)-type pore required for flagellar assembly.), which translates to MSGRQRTPKSAWQALRWATLVTAWAVLACLVSGGVLRCYAAPVTIPGISIGVGTADRPEEVAVTLQILAILTVLSLAPAIILLMTSFTRIVVVLAFARNALGTQQVPPNQVMIGLALFMTLFVMMPVFSQVNTVALQPYMSGAISQDQALARAAVPIREFMAKQTREKDLALFVELAGLGKPVNLDEVPTYVMIPAFVISELKSAFQMGFVLYVPFLVIDMLVSSVLMSMGMMMLPPAMISLPFKILLFVLVDGWGLLVKSLVQSFAR; encoded by the coding sequence ATGAGCGGGCGACAGAGAACACCGAAATCCGCATGGCAGGCTCTACGCTGGGCCACATTGGTCACGGCATGGGCTGTGCTGGCTTGTCTGGTGTCAGGAGGTGTCTTACGGTGCTATGCGGCCCCTGTCACGATCCCGGGGATAAGCATCGGGGTTGGTACCGCTGACCGTCCGGAGGAGGTTGCGGTCACCCTGCAGATCCTCGCTATCCTGACAGTCCTCTCACTTGCACCGGCTATCATACTCCTCATGACCTCATTCACGAGAATAGTGGTAGTGCTCGCGTTCGCCCGGAATGCTCTTGGGACGCAGCAAGTTCCCCCGAACCAGGTGATGATCGGGCTGGCACTCTTCATGACCCTCTTTGTCATGATGCCTGTGTTCTCGCAGGTAAACACGGTGGCACTCCAGCCCTACATGTCCGGGGCGATCAGTCAGGACCAGGCACTGGCCCGTGCAGCCGTGCCCATTCGAGAGTTCATGGCCAAGCAGACAAGGGAGAAGGACCTCGCGCTGTTCGTGGAGCTTGCGGGACTGGGAAAGCCGGTAAACCTGGATGAGGTACCGACCTACGTGATGATACCGGCGTTTGTCATCAGTGAGCTCAAGTCCGCGTTTCAGATGGGTTTTGTCCTCTACGTCCCGTTTCTTGTCATCGATATGCTGGTGTCCAGCGTCCTGATGTCCATGGGCATGATGATGCTTCCACCTGCAATGATATCGCTTCCATTCAAGATTCTTCTCTTTGTGCTCGTGGATGGGTGGGGGCTTCTGGTCAAATCCCTGGTCCAGAGCTTCGCCCGGTAG